The genomic segment CTTGTCCTGTTCGTCGATTTCCTTGAGCTTGTATGCTGCGCGGGCGCGATAGCCCTCCCGCTGCGCCATTTTCACGTAGGGATCGTTGATGTGGTCATGCAGCCACGCGGTGTTGAACTTGTTTTTTGCCATTAAAGATGAACTCTTGCTGCGTGGTGACGCGCTTTAGGGGATAATACGCGGTTAATTCGCGCGGCCAGTGCCAAACTGATGCCTAAACCGGCAATAAGTAACGGTGAGCCGCGATTCTGTTGTTCTGACGCGCCGCCCTGTTGAATCGGCCCATTCGAGCAAATCGATCGGGAACGCAGGTGCCGCCATTTTAGTCGAGTCTCCCACTTTCCATGCCAGCCCTCAAAGTCTCTTCCGACCAACGCGCCGAGTTGCGCTCCCAGGCACATGCGCTCAAACCGGTCGTGCTCGTCGGCGCCGAAGGCTTGACCGACGCTGTGCTCTCCGAAATCAAGGTACACCTTGGTGCTCATCAGCTGATCAAGATTCGTGTGTTCGGCGATGAACGCGAAGAGCGCATCGCTATCTACGAAGAAATCTGCGACAAGTTGAACGCCGCGCCGATCCAGCACATCGGCAAGTTGCTGGTGATCTGGAAGCCGGAATCGACCCAGCCCGCGGTGAAGGCCAAACGCGGCGCCTTGCCGAGCGCCCGCGAAGCTGCGGAAGAAGCCAAGCCGGGTAAAGGTCGCGCACCGCGCGTCGTTAAGGTCGTGAAGCCCAGCGAAATTCCGATGCGCAAGCCGAAGGCTAAAGCGGTTGTCGTGCGCGGCAATGAACGTGTGACGCAAGGCGGCAACATCAAGCGAGCCAAGAAGCGTCAAACCAGCGCAAAGCGCTCGCATCAATCGTCGAAGTAAGCGAATGGTGAGAGGTGCGGGCCAGATCCGCACCTTTGACCCAAGGTAGGCTGAAGCAGACGACCCATTGCGCACGGCGATCTGCCCGAAGCAACCGATCAGCGGGCTCCAGCAACACGCCCGCTGCGGCAACTCAGTCCGTCAGCCTGTCACTTTTCCTGCAGTACCGCTGCCATGAGCACCCTGCTCCACGGCCAGCACGCCGCCACCCGCAGGCAGCTTCCACACCAGAGCCAGACCCAGCACGCTTTCGATCAGATAAAACAGACTCGATACGCCATGCAGGATGCCAAAGCGCGTTGCATAGACCGAATGCCCTACGTCGCTGCCAGCCTCGAGTGCGGCCACGCGCATCGCATTCATAAACGGCTGCAACGCGAAATAGCCCACCAACACGCATAACAGCATGCCGGCAATCATCCAGCGAACACGGCGATAGGCTTGATCGCCACGGCGCACCAGAACATTCGCGAGAACGAGCAGCAAAATGCCGCACACGATGCCAACCAGCCCCTGGATCCGGAATAGCTGTGCTGCCACGGCGCCCGCCGAAATCCGGTCGAGCGACGTGAACAGTACCGGCGCGACGGCATAGCCGATAGTCAGCAGACTGCCGACCCACAGCACCGTCAAAAGACGAAAAAGTCGATGTGGCATCTGGGACACCGCAGCCGCCATCAGACGTAGCTAACCGCGATAATTTCGTACTCGCGCACGCCGCCCGGTGCCTGCACCGAAGCCACGTCGCCTTCCGACTTGCCGATCAACGCACGCGCGATCGGCGAGCTGATCGAGATCAGACCATGGTCGATATCTGCTTCGTCGTCACCGACGATCTGGTACTTGACCGATGCACCCGACTCCAGATCTTCCAGTTCCAGCGTCGCGCCGAACACCACGCGGCCGTCCGCGTCGACCTTGGACGGGTCGATCACCTGTGCACCAGCCAGCTTCGATTCGATCTCGGCAATCCGGCCTTCGATAAAGCCCTGCTTTTCCTTCGCCGCGTCGTATTCCGCGTTTTCCGACAGATCGCCCTGCGCACGCGCTTCAGAGATCGAATTGATCACCGAGGGACGCTCAACCGATTTCAGGCGCTGCAATTCATCGCGCAACATTTCCGCGCCGCGCTTCGTCAATGGAACAGTGCTCATAAACAACTCTATGCAAAAAACAGCCGTAAAAAAAATCACCGCGGTTAAGTGCATTCCGCGGGAACCAGCGCCCCGGGGCAAAACCCGGGCCACAGCACCTACGGAACGCCGCTTAACCGCGGCACTTACTTCTTGGACAAAAAGTCGAAGCCTTAGTTTAGGCGAGCGTGCAGCCCTTGTAAATCATAGACTTCGAGGTCCTTCAAATAGCGCAAACCTTCAACTGCAGCACGCGCGCCGGACATCGTCGTGTAGTACGTGACCTTGTTCGCCTGCGCGCTCATGCGGATTGAACGCGAGTCGGCGATCGCTGCGCGGGTTTCGTCGACGGTCGTGAAGACCAGCGCAATCTCGCCGTTCTTGATCATATCGACGATGTGCGGACGGCCGTCCTTCACCTTGTTGACGACCTTGACCGGCACGCCGGCCGCTTCGATCGCGGCAGCCGTGCCCTTGGTCGCGACGATCGGGTAGCCGAGTTCGTGCAGCATGCGCGCGACTTCGACGGCCTTCGGCTTGTCGGCGTCCATCACCGTCAGCAGCACCGTGCCCGATTCCGGCAGACGCGAGCCCGCGGCGAGTTGCGACTTGAACAGCGCTTCGCCGAAAGTCTGGCCCACGCCCATCACTTCGCCGGTCGAGCGCATTTCGGGTCCGAGCACCGGGTCGACTGCCGGGAACTTGACGAACGGGAACACGGCTTCCTTGACGCTGAAGTACGGCGGCACGATTTCCTTCGTGATGCCCTGTTCTGCCAGCTTCTGGCCGACCATTGCGCGCGCCGCAATCTTCGCAAGCGGCAGGCTGGTCGCCTTCGACACGTACGGCACGGTACGCGAGGCACGCGGGTTCACTTCGAGCACGTAGATGATGTCTTCTTTCGAGCCATCAGCCTGCGGCACTTGCTGGATCGCGAACTGCACGTTCATCAGGCCGATCACATTCAGCGCCTTGGCCATCGCACCGGTCTGACGCTTCAGCTCAGCCACGGTTTCTTGCGACAGCGAATAAGGCGGCAGCGAGCAAGCCGAGTCGCCCGAGTGGACGCCTGCCTGTTCGATGTGCTCCATCACGCCGCCGATGAACACGGCTTCGCCATCCGAAATGCAATCCACGTCGCATTCGATCGCGTCGTTCAGGAAGCGGTCGAGCAGCACCGGCGAGTCGTTCGACACCTTGACGGCCTCGCGCATGTAGCGCTCGAGGTCGCGCGGCTCGTGGACGATTTCCATCGCGCGGCCGCCGAGCACGTACGACGGACGCACCACCAGCGGGTAGCCGATTTCGTCGGCGAGTTTGAGTGCTTCGTCTTCGGCGCGTGCAGTGCGGTTCGGCGGCTGACGCAAGCCCAGGTCCTGCAGCAGCTTCTGGAAACGCTCGCGGTCTTCGGCGGCGTCGATCATGTCCGGCGACGTGCCGACGATCGGCACTCCGTTCGCTTCGAGGTCGAGCGCGAGCTTCAGCGGCGTCTGGCCGCCGTATTGCACGATCACGCCGACCGGCTTTTCCTTGTCGACGATTTCGAGCACGTCTTCGAGCGTCAGCGATTCGAAGTACAGACGGTCGGACGTGTCGTAGTCGGTCGAAACGGTTTCAGGGTTGCAGTTGACCATGATCGTTTCGTAGCCGTCTTCGCGCATCGCGAGCGCGGCGTGCACGCAGCAGTAGTCGAACTCGATGCCCTGGCCGATCCGGTTCGGGCCGCCGCCCAGCACCATGATCTTCTTGTTGTTGGTCGGGTTCGCTTCGCACTCTTCCTCGTAGGTCGAGTACATGTACGCGGTTTTCGTCGCGAACTCGGCCGCGCACGTGTCGACGCGCTTGTACACCGGGCGCACGTTCAACTCGATACGGCGCTGACGCACTTCCGCCGGCTTCGCGCCGAGCAGCTTGGCCAGACGGCGATCCGAGAAGCCGCTCTGCTTCACGTACTTCAGTTCTTCCTTCGTGAGGCTGGCCAGCGTGCGGCCTGCCAGCGCCTTTTCCTTCAGGATGATCTGTTCGATCTGCGCGAGGAACCACGGGTCGATCGACGTTTCGTCGAAAATTTCCTGAGCCGTCATGCCGACACGGAACGCGTCGCCGACGTACCAGATACGATCCGGACCGGCTTCGCCGATCTCGCGGATGATCTCGTCGCGGTTATCGGTCTTTTCGTCCAGACCGTCGACGCCGACTTCCAGACCACGCAGCGCCTTCTGGAACGATTCCTGGAAGGTGCGGCCAATCGCCATCACTTCGCCGACCGACTTCATCTGCGTGGTCAGGCGCGAATCGGCTTCGCGGAATTTCTCGAACGCGAAACGCGGAATCTTGGTGACGACATAGTCGATCGTCGGTTCGAACGACGCCGGGGTCGCGCCGCCGGTGATTTCGTTCTTCAACTCGTCCAGCGTGTAGCCGACAGCCAGCTTGGCCGCGACCTTGGCGATCGGGAAGCCGGTTGCCTTCGACGCCAGCGCCGACGAACGCGACACGCGCGGGTTCATTTCGATCACCACCATCCGGCCATCTTTCGGATTGATCGAGAACTGCACGTTCGAGCCGCCAGTATCGACGCCGATCTCGCGCAGCACCGCGAGCGACGCGTTACGCAGGATCTGATATTCCTTGTCGGTCAGCGTTTGTGCGGGCGCCACGGTGATCGAGTCGCCGGTATGGATGCCCATCGGGTCCAGGTTTTCGATCGAGCAGACGATGATGCAGTTGTCCTTGGTGTCGCGGACCACTTCCATCTCGTACTCTTTCCAGCCGAGCAGCGATTCTTCGATCAGCAGTTCGCGCGTGGGCGACAGGTCCAGACCGCGCTTGCAGATCTCTTCGAATTCGTCGCGGTTATACGCAATGCCGCCGCCCGAACCGCCGAGCGTGAACGACGGACGAATCACGACCGGATAGCCGCCGCTGCCGGTTTGTGCAGCGATATCCGCCTGCACGGTCAGAGCTTCTTCCATCGAATGCGCGGTGCCCGACTTGGCCGAACCGAGGCCGATCTTGGTCATCGCGTCTTTGAACTTCTGGCGGTCTTCCGCCTTGTCGATTGCTTCCGGCGATGCGCCGATCAGCTCGACCTTGTACTTTTCCAGCACGCCGTGCGCGTGGAGATCGAGCGCGCAGTTCAGCGCGGTCTGGCCGCCCATCGTCGGCAGGATCGCGTCCGGGCGCTCCTTCGCGATGATGCGCTCGACCACTTCCCACGTGATCGGCTCGATGTAGGTCACGTCGGCCGTGTTCGGGTCGGTCATGATCGTCGCCGGATTGCTGTTGACGAGAATGACCTTGTAGCCTTCCTCACGCAGCGCCTTGCATGCCTGCGCGCCCGAGTAATCGAACTCGCACGCCTGGCCGATGATGATCGGACCCGCGCCGATAATGAGGATGCTCTTGATGTCTGTCCGCTTGGGCATAACGCTCTCGCTAATGTATTCCTGAATTCTTTCCGTCGGCGCGCGTCGGTGTTGCGTTGCGCGCGCTTTGCTGTGCGCTGCTGCTTGCTGCTGTGTGCTGCCGTTGGCTGTTGCGGGCGGCTCATTTGGGGGGCGCTTGCGCACCTTGCGCGCTGGAAGCGCTCATCGCCTGACGAGCCGCGCGCTGCCGGGATGCCGTGCCACTTCTTCCGGCAAGCCCGCAGCGCCGAGCCGCTTCAGCTTACGCCGCCGCGCTCTTGTCGCCCTTCTTCGCGTCCATCAAACCGGTGAAGCGGTCGAACAGATAAGCGATGTCGTGCGGACCAGGCGACGCTTCCGGGTGACCCTGGAAGCAGAACGCCGGCTTGTCGGTCAGCGCGAAGCCTTGCAGCGTGCCGTCGAACAGCGAAACGTGCGTGGCGCGCGCGTTCGCGGGCAGCGTGTCGGCGTCGACTGCAAAACCGTGATTCTGCGACGTGATGACCACGCGGCCGTCGTCCAGATCCTTTACCGGATGATTCGCGCCGTGGTGGCCGGTCTTCATCTTCATGGTCTTGGCGCCGACTGCGAGGCCCATGATCTGGTGCCCCAGGCAGATGCCGAACGTCGGAATGCCGCGCTCGATCAACTCACTTGCCGCTGCAATCGCGTAATCGCATGGTTCCGGGTCGCCAGGGCCGTTCGACAGGAAGATGCCGTCCGGGTTGAGCGCGAGCGCGTCGGCCGCGGTGGCTTGCGCCGGCAGCACGGTGACGTGGCAGCCACGTTCGGCCAGCATGCGCAGAATGTTGTACTTGACGCCGTAGTCGAACGCGACCACGCGGTACTTCGGCGCGCTCTGCGTGCCGTAGCCGCTGCCCAGACGCCATTCGGTCTGGGTCCATTCGAAGCTTTCCTTCGTCGACACGACCTTCGCGAGGTCCATGCCCGAGAGGCCCGGGAACGAGCGTGCGAGTTCGATCGCCTTGGCTTCGTCGTCCGAACCGGCGAGGATCGCGCCGTTCTGCGCGCCCTTGTCGCGCAGAACGCGGGTCAGCATGCGGGTATCGAGGCCGGCGATGGCGACGACGCCTTCGTCCTTCAGGTATTGCGGGAGCGTGCGCTCCATGCGGAAATTCGACGCGAGAACCGGCAGATCACGGATGATCAGGCCGGCGGCATGGACTTTCGTAGCTTCGACGTCTTCGGCGTTCACACCGACGTTACCGATGTGCGGATACGTGAGGGTCACGATCTGGCGCGCGTAGCTCGGGTCGGTCAGGATTTCCTGATAGCCGGTGATAGCGGTGTTGAACACGACTTCGCCGATCGTATGGCCGGGGGCGCCGATCGAGTAACCACGAAAGACCGTGCCGTCGGCGAGCGCGAGCAGAGCGGGAGAAAATGACGGCAACACGGGAGACTCCTTGGGGGAACACCCTGTTGCCGACCAGCCTATCCGACTGCGAGCCGCAGCGAAGCACATCGAGGATGCGCGCGCAGACTCGCTCGCGTACTGCCTGTAACGTTGCAAGGGGTGCGCGACATGTCCAATGTATCCATTGTGTGGACGGATCGGCTTGGTGCGGGGCCCTTCTTGCTACGCCATTGGCGCGCGGCGGATGAACGGTATGGGAGAGGTAGGCGCTAGGGTGCGGGTTGATAAGCTCAAACCTTGAAATTATAGCCTGAAACCGCCCTTCCCTCCAAATCCGAGATGGCGCGCGGACCCGGTGCAGGCCGGTCTCGATCCACGCAAACCCTTACTGGAATTGACTTTGCCGGCGGCAAAGAGAAATTTATCGACACCAAATCAAGATAGCGTCGATTAATCTCCCTTCGCAGCCGCGCGCCCGTCCGAACGCTCAGGCGTCTTGGCCGGCGCGCATTTCCACAGGACGGACCACCGCACGATTGGGCAATATGTACCAGATCGCGCTCAGCACCTGCAGCGTCACCAGAATCCCCCAGGCAGTCAAATGGGCGACTTCCGGGTAATGACCATTAGTTGCCGGCCAATGCGACAGCACCGCGCCAACGCCGATCTGGAAGCCGAAAATCAGCAGAAAGATAATCAGCGTGAGCGTGGTGTTCACGCGGCCGATCATTTGCGCCGGAAAATGACGGGCCATGACAGCGTAGCTAAGAATGCCAGTCCCCCCGAAAATGCCGTACGCCGCCCATAGCAAGCCGGCGGGCAATGGCGCCTTGAACATGATTAGCAACTGCGTCACTACATACAGCGCCATGCCGATTCCGCAAAACGCATAAAGCGAAATGCCGCGTCGCTCGAGACTGCGCGCCGCCGCGCCGAAGCCGACGCAGCCCGCCATCATCGCGAAACCGAGAACCGACACCAGCGCGGCGGCCTCACGCGGCTCGAAGCCTTGCACGTCGCGCAACCAGGCGCCGACCCACAGCGACTGCATCGCGTAGAACACGCCTTGCGTGACCACCGAGAAGGACGCCATTTTCCAGAACGCCGCGCTGCGCAAAATATGCAGCGTGCCTTTGAATTGCGCGCCGATACTGGTCTGATGATGAGTTTCCTTCGTGTCCGGCGCGAGCGTCCATTGTGCGAGCGCGACGAGCACCGTCAACACACCGAGTCCGACGCAAACCGAGCGCCAGCCCGCGAAACCCAGCACCCACGTCAGCGGCGAGCCGACCATCACACCGCCGAAACCGCCGATCGCCATCACCAGTCCGTTCATCAGCGGCAGACGCGCCGTCGCGAAATGCTGCGCCAGCGCCTTGAACGCCGCCCCTAGACAGACGGACACGCCGACGCCGATCAGCAGTCGCCCGATCATCATCACGCCGAGGCTCTGCGCCGCGCCGAACACCCAGATACCGAGCGCGGCGAATAGCAGCGTGGCAGCCGTCACGCGGCGCGCGCCGAAGTGGTCGAGCAGCACGCCCGCAGGAATCTGCGCGCCGGCAAATCCAAGGAAGTACAGGCTGGTCAACAGACCCAGATCTGCCGCCGACAACCCCAGGTCGTGGGTGATAAACGGCGCAAAACCAAGATTGACGCCGCGAAACAGGTAGGAAACGAAGTAGCCGGCGGAGAAGAGGAGAAAGACGCGCAGTTGGGTCGACGACATAGCTTTGCTTTGAATTGGACAGCCGAAGTAACCGAAGCACGAACGATAAAGGAAATGCGCGAAGCTCGCCGCAAATGATCTGCAGAATGAAAAACGCCGTCACCACAGGTGACGGCGTCAGGAAACACGGTGCGTGATCGGAGCGCAATTCATGCGCTGCCCCCGCAGCGCATGGGTCACTACCGTGGGAGCCGCTATTGGTCTACTTACCCTTCTTCGCGTTGGCCGCAGTCTTCGGGCGGCTCTCTGCCGCAGCCTTCGACGCCTTGCTGGACGTGGAAGCCGATACCTTCGTCACCTTGCCTTTGCTGGCGGCGGACGCGGTCGGCTTGCTGACCTTTTCTACCGGCTCGGAAACCTTCACCACAGCGGATGAGTGGCCCCGACCCTTCTTTCTATCGTAGCGCGATTCGCTTCGAGTGTCTGCGACACGGGTGCCGATCTTCTCGACCCCGCCGCCCGACACGTCGGCGGCGATACGCTCCGGACCCGGCTCGCTCGGCATCGCCTTGCCGACCGGCACGTGCAGCACGATCACCTGGCCGCGCGAAACCTGATCGCGGTGCGTACGGTTCCACGACTTCAATTGACCAACCGATACGCCATAACGCACGGCGATAGCAGCCATGGACTGATTGCGGCGCACGCGGATCAGCATCTTGCGGGTGTCGGGGACGTCGGGCTCCATCGCCAGAACCGCGCTTTCGGCGACGTCGGCGCTGATGTCTTCGTCGTCGTCCGAACCGCGGGGCACGACGATCGTCGAGCCTGGCTTCAGGCGCATGCCGACCGGAATCTTGTTCACTTCCATCAGCGTGTCGGCATCGACACCGATTTTCTGGGCGATCGCCGCCGGCGTTGCGCGCTGGTCGACCGTGTACGTGGTCCACGACGACAGCGAGCCGGAATACGCCTTCAGATTACGTTCGAACGCGCTGGCGTTGTCGAATGGAAGCAGGATTTGCGGTTGCGTCGCGCCGAGAATCACCGGCTTTCTGAACGACGGGTTCAGCGAACGGAATTCGTCCGTGGAGAGATTCGCGAGCTTCGCGGCCACCTCCACGTCCATATCGTGCGACGTGGTGACCGTCACAAAATACGGGTGGTTCGGAATGGACGGCAAAGTGAGCCCGTACATTTGCGGGTTCATCACGATGTTTTTCACCGCCTGCAACTTCGGCACGTAATTGCGCGTCTCGTTCGGCATGCGCAGGCTGAGGTAGTCGGTCGGCAAACCCGCTGCCTCGTTGCGCGCGATCGCGCGCTGCACGTTGCCCTCGCCCCAGTTGTACGCGGCGAGCGCCAGTTGCCAGTCACCAAACATGTCGTGCAGATTCGACAGATAGTCGAGCGCGGCGCTGGTCGACGCCAGCACGTCGCGGCGCTCGTCCTGCCACATGTTCTGCTTGAGGTTGTAGGTGCGGCCCGTGCCCGGCATGAACTGCCACATGCCCGCCGCCTTCGCGACCGACAAAGCCTGCGGGCTATATGCGGATTCGATGAACGGCAGCAGCGCGAGCTCGGTCGGCATATGACGCGCCTCGAGCTCCTCGACGATGTGGTACAGGTATTTTTGCGAGCGCTCGGTCATGCGCTGCACGTAGTCGGGACGCTGCGCATACCAGTTGACCTGCATATCGACGAGGTCGGTTTGCAGATCGGGCATCTGGAAGCCACGACGAATACGGCCCCAAAGGTCTGCGTCGGCGCTCGTCAGTTGAGTGACGGAACCCTTGTCGACGTCGATGGTTTCTTTGGCGGTGGCTGTCTTGCGAAGTGCGTCGGCTACGGCTTGCTGACTGGCGGGATTGGTTGCGGTGGAACTGCTCGTTGCCGGTCCTTGACTCGCGCAAGCGGCGAGTGTCAGGACCAACAACGCACTAAAGATAAATCTCATGAACGTCTCGGCTTCCACAAGGGCTGGAATTTGCAGCCGATAGTACGAAACGGCAACGTTTCCGTCAATCAGAAAATTACGAAAAAAATCAAGGAAATCTTGGGCTTGGCGAATTTTTCCGATTCATCGCGTGAGGAGTGCTTACATGCGGAACGAATTAACGGAAACGGTTTTTCCATTCGCGCATCAGCGTAAACGCGGCCAGCCGGTCCGTGATTTTTTCATGCAACTGATCCTGCAAGCTCGCCTGGACCGACGGTTCGGCGGCGCGCAGGAACGGATTCACCGCGCGCTCATGGGCGATCGTGGTAGGCAATGTCGGCACATGACGCGCCCGCAACTCGGTCGCCTTGTCGCGCCAGGCTTGCAGTTCGGCATTGTGCGGCTCGCAGGCGAGCGCGAAGCGGATGTTCGACAGCGTGTACTCGTGCGCGCAATGAACCTCGGTCGCGCCGGGCAACGCGGCGAGCGCGTCGAGCGATGCCAGCATCTGCTTCGGCGTGCCTTCGAACAACCGGCCGCAGCCACACGCAAACAGTGTGTCGCCGCAGAAAACGTGCGGCGTGCCGTTCGGATCGGCAGCCTGAAAATAGGCAATGTGCCCGCTCGTGTGACCCGGCACGTCGAGCACGTTGAATTCGAGCGCAGGTGTCGCGATCGTCACATGGTCGCCATTTTTGAGACGGTGTGTAAGATGCTCGATCGCTTCACCGGCGGGGCCGTAGACGGGAACGGCCTGGCCGTTCAGCAGATCGGCCACTCCACCGACGTGGTCGTGATGATGGTGGGTGAGTAAAATAGCGCTCAGCTGCCACCCGCGTCTCGCCAGATAGGCTTTCACGGGCGCGGCCTCACCCGGATCGACGACTACCGCGTGTTGTCCGTCGGACACGACCCAGATGTAATTGTCTTCAAACGCCGGGACCGGTACGTACTCGAGCGCATTCATAGGCGACGCATTCTTTGATATGACTGACCGAGCGATTATAGACTGGCCCGCCTGGACCGACTCGCCGCCTGGCCGCTATGTGCTGGAGTGGGAACAAACCCAGCTCGACCGCGTGGTGTCGGACGTGTTCGGCTATCATGCGCTGCAACTCGGCCTGCCGCAGCTCGACGCATTGCGCGAAAACCGCATGCCCTGCCGCGGCCTCGTGCTCGATGCCGCGAGCGGAGCCAGCGCTCCATACACGTTTCCGCACGGCCCGTCGCGTTATTCCGGCAATGGCGCGGTGCCGCTGTCCGCCGCCCCTTCGTTTTCGCCCGCCGGCTTGCCCGCGCCAGCCGGACGCAGCGCGGTATGGTGCGATTTGCTGGATTTGCCGTTCGAAGCCCAAAGCGTCGATCTGATCGTGATGCCGCACACACTGGAATTCACGAGCGATCCGCATCGGCTGCTGCGCGAAGCCGAGCGCGTGCTGATGCCCGAAGGCCAGCTGATCATTCTCGGCTTCAACTCGCTGTCGCTGTGGGGCGCGCGGCAGTCGGTCGGCAAGATGACCGGCCGGCCGTTCGTGCCCGCCGCCGTCGACCTGATCGCGTTCACGCGGCTGAAAGACTGGATCAAGCTGCTGGGTTTCGACCTTGAACGGGGGCGCTTCGGCTGCTATCGTCCGCCGCTCGGCAGCGACCAGTGGCTGTCCCGCTACGCGTTCATGGAAGCCGCCGGCGACCGCTGGTGGCCGATTTTCGGCGCCACCTACATGATCAAGGCGATCAAGCGCGTGCCCGGCATGCGTCTCGTCGGTCCGCTGAAAGTGAAAAAACCTGTTCTCGCCGCGGGCCTGGCGTCCGCCGCCTCACCGAATACTCGCAATCACACTCAATGACTTCCGATCTCATCGATATTTATACCGACGGCGCCTGCAAGGGCAATCCCGGCCCAGGCGGCTGGGGTGCGCTGCTGCGCTTCGGCGACCAGGAAAAGGAACTGTTCGGCGGCGAAGCCAACACGACCAACAATCGCATGGAGCTGATGGGCGTGATCGGCGCACTCGAAGCGCTGAAGCGCCCCTGCAAGGCCGTCGTGCACACCGATTCGCAATATGTGCAGAAAGGCATCAGCGAATGGATTCACGGCTGGAAGAAGAAAGGCTGGATCACGGCGGCTAAACAGCCAGTGAAGAATGCCGATCTGTGGAAACGGCTCGACGCGCTCGTCGCGCAACACGAGATCGAATGGCGCTGGGTGCGTGGGCACAATGGACACCCGGAAAACGAGCGGGCCGATCAACTGGCCAATCGCGGCGTCGCGTCACTCACGCAAATGTGATGACTGTTGCGGAGGGCGCGGCTTAAATTCGCGCCCCTCTCCTGGGTCATTTCTTCGCCGTATATTTTCCGCTGCACATTTTCTGAAGCAGGCTATTCCGACATGCGTCAACTCATCCTCGATACCGAAACTACCGGCCTGAATGCCCGTACCGGCGACCGGATTCTCGAACTCGGCTGTGTCGAGCTGGTGAACCGCCGGCTCACCGGCAACAACCTGCACTTCTATATCAACCCGGAACGCGACAGCGACCCGGGCGCACTGGCCGTCCACGGTTTGACCACGGAGTTTCTGAGTGACAAACCGAAGTTCGCCGAAATCGCCGATCAGTTTCGCGACTTCGTGCAAGGCGCGGACCTGATCATCCACAACGCACCGTTCGACATCGGCTTTCTCGACGCAGAATTCGCACTGCTGGGCTTGCCGAAAGTGAGCACCTATTGCGGCGAGATCATCGACACACTCGCACGCGCGAAACAGATGTTCCCCGGCAAGCGCAATTCGCTCGATGCGCTGTGCGACCGCTTCGGCATCAGCAACGCGCACCGTACGCTGCACGGCGCACTACTCGACTCGGAGCTGCTCGCCGAAGTCTACCTGGCGATGACACGCGGCCAGGAAAGCCTGGTCATCGACATGCTTGGCGAATCGCACGCCGGCGGCGACGCAAATGCGCCGCGGGTTGCGCTCGACTCGCTCGACCTCGTT from the Paraburkholderia fungorum genome contains:
- a CDS encoding YhbY family RNA-binding protein — its product is MPALKVSSDQRAELRSQAHALKPVVLVGAEGLTDAVLSEIKVHLGAHQLIKIRVFGDEREERIAIYEEICDKLNAAPIQHIGKLLVIWKPESTQPAVKAKRGALPSAREAAEEAKPGKGRAPRVVKVVKPSEIPMRKPKAKAVVVRGNERVTQGGNIKRAKKRQTSAKRSHQSSK
- a CDS encoding DUF4149 domain-containing protein produces the protein MPHRLFRLLTVLWVGSLLTIGYAVAPVLFTSLDRISAGAVAAQLFRIQGLVGIVCGILLLVLANVLVRRGDQAYRRVRWMIAGMLLCVLVGYFALQPFMNAMRVAALEAGSDVGHSVYATRFGILHGVSSLFYLIESVLGLALVWKLPAGGGVLAVEQGAHGSGTAGKVTG
- the greA gene encoding transcription elongation factor GreA, producing MSTVPLTKRGAEMLRDELQRLKSVERPSVINSISEARAQGDLSENAEYDAAKEKQGFIEGRIAEIESKLAGAQVIDPSKVDADGRVVFGATLELEDLESGASVKYQIVGDDEADIDHGLISISSPIARALIGKSEGDVASVQAPGGVREYEIIAVSYV
- the carB gene encoding carbamoyl-phosphate synthase large subunit produces the protein MPKRTDIKSILIIGAGPIIIGQACEFDYSGAQACKALREEGYKVILVNSNPATIMTDPNTADVTYIEPITWEVVERIIAKERPDAILPTMGGQTALNCALDLHAHGVLEKYKVELIGASPEAIDKAEDRQKFKDAMTKIGLGSAKSGTAHSMEEALTVQADIAAQTGSGGYPVVIRPSFTLGGSGGGIAYNRDEFEEICKRGLDLSPTRELLIEESLLGWKEYEMEVVRDTKDNCIIVCSIENLDPMGIHTGDSITVAPAQTLTDKEYQILRNASLAVLREIGVDTGGSNVQFSINPKDGRMVVIEMNPRVSRSSALASKATGFPIAKVAAKLAVGYTLDELKNEITGGATPASFEPTIDYVVTKIPRFAFEKFREADSRLTTQMKSVGEVMAIGRTFQESFQKALRGLEVGVDGLDEKTDNRDEIIREIGEAGPDRIWYVGDAFRVGMTAQEIFDETSIDPWFLAQIEQIILKEKALAGRTLASLTKEELKYVKQSGFSDRRLAKLLGAKPAEVRQRRIELNVRPVYKRVDTCAAEFATKTAYMYSTYEEECEANPTNNKKIMVLGGGPNRIGQGIEFDYCCVHAALAMREDGYETIMVNCNPETVSTDYDTSDRLYFESLTLEDVLEIVDKEKPVGVIVQYGGQTPLKLALDLEANGVPIVGTSPDMIDAAEDRERFQKLLQDLGLRQPPNRTARAEDEALKLADEIGYPLVVRPSYVLGGRAMEIVHEPRDLERYMREAVKVSNDSPVLLDRFLNDAIECDVDCISDGEAVFIGGVMEHIEQAGVHSGDSACSLPPYSLSQETVAELKRQTGAMAKALNVIGLMNVQFAIQQVPQADGSKEDIIYVLEVNPRASRTVPYVSKATSLPLAKIAARAMVGQKLAEQGITKEIVPPYFSVKEAVFPFVKFPAVDPVLGPEMRSTGEVMGVGQTFGEALFKSQLAAGSRLPESGTVLLTVMDADKPKAVEVARMLHELGYPIVATKGTAAAIEAAGVPVKVVNKVKDGRPHIVDMIKNGEIALVFTTVDETRAAIADSRSIRMSAQANKVTYYTTMSGARAAVEGLRYLKDLEVYDLQGLHARLN
- the carA gene encoding glutamine-hydrolyzing carbamoyl-phosphate synthase small subunit, with protein sequence MLPSFSPALLALADGTVFRGYSIGAPGHTIGEVVFNTAITGYQEILTDPSYARQIVTLTYPHIGNVGVNAEDVEATKVHAAGLIIRDLPVLASNFRMERTLPQYLKDEGVVAIAGLDTRMLTRVLRDKGAQNGAILAGSDDEAKAIELARSFPGLSGMDLAKVVSTKESFEWTQTEWRLGSGYGTQSAPKYRVVAFDYGVKYNILRMLAERGCHVTVLPAQATAADALALNPDGIFLSNGPGDPEPCDYAIAAASELIERGIPTFGICLGHQIMGLAVGAKTMKMKTGHHGANHPVKDLDDGRVVITSQNHGFAVDADTLPANARATHVSLFDGTLQGFALTDKPAFCFQGHPEASPGPHDIAYLFDRFTGLMDAKKGDKSAAA
- a CDS encoding MFS transporter: MSSTQLRVFLLFSAGYFVSYLFRGVNLGFAPFITHDLGLSAADLGLLTSLYFLGFAGAQIPAGVLLDHFGARRVTAATLLFAALGIWVFGAAQSLGVMMIGRLLIGVGVSVCLGAAFKALAQHFATARLPLMNGLVMAIGGFGGVMVGSPLTWVLGFAGWRSVCVGLGVLTVLVALAQWTLAPDTKETHHQTSIGAQFKGTLHILRSAAFWKMASFSVVTQGVFYAMQSLWVGAWLRDVQGFEPREAAALVSVLGFAMMAGCVGFGAAARSLERRGISLYAFCGIGMALYVVTQLLIMFKAPLPAGLLWAAYGIFGGTGILSYAVMARHFPAQMIGRVNTTLTLIIFLLIFGFQIGVGAVLSHWPATNGHYPEVAHLTAWGILVTLQVLSAIWYILPNRAVVRPVEMRAGQDA